Genomic segment of Salminus brasiliensis chromosome 16, fSalBra1.hap2, whole genome shotgun sequence:
AGTCATTTGAACATGAATGCGcattcctgtgtgtgtgcgtgtttttttttaatagcagtATTTCACCAGTGCATATATTTTACTACTAAATGGATGCTTTTGTTCAGAGTTGGATGTTAACTACACAGGATTTATCAAAGCATGCCAGGAATTCCGACATACCCGGTCATTGGTTTGTGTTTAAAACACTTTCAGGATAAAATAGAGGCACCTATGGGATAAAACACTGTTGCCCTGCACACAGCTtgccattttattatttaattaataaaaataataataaaaaaaattattaatgatCAAGAAAACGtgataaacaaaaacacattgtttgtgtgtgtaagattAGCTATTTCCACACCTCTCCTGGTGAAATCCCATTACATCCATTTACCTTCCAGTACAGTAGTACTGTATTTAATGAacccttcattaaagtaaaccACTAAATCATTTAGTACGGTAAGCCAGTATTAAcctacagtcatgcccgaaagtattcatacccctgtcaaagtttgacttaaatttacttttatttaaccagaaattatatttttgcctggaaatgacacaggcatctcccaggagataacacgatgatgtacaagaggcatcattgtgggaaaaaatatttctcagcttttatacacatttgaacaaaaagcggcatgtccaaaattattcatacccttctcaataattaatagaaaagcctttattggctattacagcaatcaaacgcttcctgtaattgctgaccagctttttgcatgtctccactggtatttttgcccattcatctttagtgatgagctccaactctttgaggttcgagggtctccttgccatcaccctgatctttagctccctccacagattctcaattggattcaagtcaggactctggctgggccactgcaaaacattaatgtttttgtctgccaaccatttcttcaccactttggctgtgtgttttgggtcgttgtcgtgctgaaatgtccaccggttcccaaggccacgtttctctgcagactgcctgatgttgttgttgagaatcttgatgtattgctcttttttcatggtgccatttactgcgatcaagttccctggtccattggctgaaaaacacccccaaaacattaggttcccaccaccatgtttgacagtggggatggtgttcttagggttgaaggcttctccttttttacgccaaatggggcacacatcattgtggccaaacaattgaatttttgtttcatctgaccataaaacagaacaccagaagtcttcttctttgtccagatgagcatttgcaaaggtcaagtgggcttttgtgtgctttttctggagaagtggtgtcctccttggcctgcgtccgtggaacccagcagtgtgcagtgtccgttgaactgtctgccttgagatgtcgccaccagcagagtccagattcaccaggatggccttggtggtgatccttggatttttcttcacctctctcactattctcctggccagcacaggtgtcacttttggcttccgaccacatcttctgagattttccacagtgcggaacttcttgtatttttaaataatactttgcactgtagccactggaacttgaaaacattttgatatggctttatagccctttcctgacttgtgagcggccacaatgcacagccgcaggtccttagtgagctcctttgtcttagccatgactgtccacaaaccaactgcagagagctgctgtttttctcctgttgagttgattaaaacagctgttcccaatgaatcagggtaattaggatgctttaaaacagcttggactatttggaatggtatagaactttggattttcccatatactgtgacagttttcaaagggtatgaataattttggacatgccactttttgttcaaatgtctataaaagctgagaaatactttttcccacaatgatgcctcttgtacatcatcgtgttatctcctgggagatgcctgtgtcgtttcaaggcaaaaatataacttctggttaaataaaagtaaatttaagtcaaactttgccaggggtatgaatactttcgggcatgactgtacatGTTCTGCTCTTCTGTAGGACAATAAACATACCATCAAATATAATTCAGAAAAAAAGGTCATATCTGTCTAATGCAAACCATAAATACCTACAGACATATCGTATTACAAGCAAGCTCACTCACCAGGAGAGGACAATGGCCCCACGGTTGACTGAAGCCCACGTCTTCAGTTTATTTAACCCCACTTTCTCAAGCAGAATCCTGGAGAAACGTTCTGTGGAGACAAATTCAACAAAACTCAATAGCAGTTTGTAAGATATAGTTTCATGCAAACTTGTTAAAAGTTGGAACTCAAAGCATATCATGCCCAATATAAGGATATTAACTTTACTATGGATAGAACAATAAAAAGCACTGTCCTATAGCAAGAGCAAGTTAAATGCACACAGATCACAGTCTAAAATAATGTGCACAAACAAGCActaacagcagctgcactgtttaaaaaaaaaaaaaaaggtttcagGACTTGGGGATCAAAACAATCTCCAATAATTTCCACTACAATTAATGCAAGCCTGATTGCATGTAAACGCAGTATTCAGTCTATGCCAAATAAACCCACAGTCAAGCCTGTCCAAGGACTTCACATCTGGGTTTAAGCTATCTGgctaactgagaaatcctgctttgtgaaacaccTATTTCATTTGAGGTGTTCAGGCCATCGCAACATCCTCAACAAACTGTTTGGGGTTAGGGATAAATTGGGGTTACAATTagggattatatatatatatatatatatatatatatatatatatatatatatatatatatatatatatatataccccctgtagcccacgcctggcattaggcatggtgccaataggttcgtatttatctgctccagagagtcctattctattgataTTACTTATCCACAAGCTGtgtttgcatatctgtgtcagcaatgggactCTTTCATTCTTTCGCTAAATTCATTCTTTAGAAAGttggtccacaaacatttggacatacatttGTTGACTTTGCTGATATTGTATTGATACTCTTTATGGAGTTTTGAATGGCCCCTTAAAGATGAATAAAGTGTTCGATTATGTTTCTTTTCTTCAGACCCATAAGGTAGTGTCATGCTTACCCTCTCGTTCTGCTGCCTTCAACTTAGCGTCCTGCTCAATCAACCATTTCAGCACAAGATGGCCTGCAGGGTGCTCAGCCATGTGAAGCTAGGGCATAGGGGAAGGAACAACAGGTAAGACTACACCCACAAAGCTTAAggacaaacacacattaaataaacagcatacaCTTAAAGTGAATGCCACGGTGGGGAAAAACGCCCCCATCTCCCACCAGTTTACACAACCTGCTAGTTATAACCACTGATTCACAGTACACTTAAACTTGAGCACCCACATCTAAAAACACAGTAACTGCACAGGTGCTGGACTACACTGATCAACAGGAAAACCACAACGGCCCACACAGTCAATTGTGCATCCATGACTATTTAATTGGCTTGAATATCCAGTAGAACAGTGGgcagaaacactgaaaattAGGGAGAAGCATGGTTACTATAACGAGAGCTATATCTGGAAGCCCAAAATGGCTATTCTGTTTACTGGCTAAAAGTAAGAACTTGATATGCAGAAAGCATATTGATTAAAATACAGTATTTgttaacaacaacaaacaacagcGATCTCACCTGGCCATCCACACCACCAGCTACAAAGTCTTCAGCAGCCAGCTCAGCTACAGCCTCCATAGCAGGTCGTAGGTCTCCAACTGCCGCTCCCAGGATGTCGCTGACCACCACACAGGATGCCTTATCCATCACAACAGAGCGGGCATTCTCACACAGGTACTTCAGTAGTGGAGGGGATATGGCCTCCAACAGCTCCTGCCGCCTCAGAGTCACATCCTTTTTACTGCACAAAACATAAACTGCATGTTATTCAGAAGCAGTAAAACACAATTAAATTGTGTAAAAGAAATGGCAAATGTAATCAGGTAGGCAACTATAAGAAAGGGAAAAGCCTGCAATAATTAACCAACCATCAAAACGCACGACAGATAGTTTACTTAACCACTGCTGCCTACGGTCCAAGTACAGAGCccaacagaaaaagaaagtcactagCTTAAACTGACCACAAGATGGCACAGTGTGCACATCGACATTAGGGACTGTGAAAGTGCTCTTCAGCAGGGGGTCAGCAGTTCTGTGTTTTACATTGCTACATAACACACAGTAGTTACTTACATTGTTGGCTGAGCAGGATTTAAACAGCTTGTGCTTATTACTGTTCTAATAAATCCAATtaacaacacagtactgatgCGTATGTGACCTATACTACTGTTCACGGgtttacatttttcaaaataGTAGCTTCAAACACAATACTGCTTAATTTCTAGCTTTGTCAGATCCTGTTAATGACATATCAAAATAACCAGTACAATGGCAGTCAAATCAGGCCATCATTGGAAACAGCAGATAAACTATGTGGACAAAGGtttttttgttggagttaccgtctctactgtccaaagaaggCGGCTTTCAactagaatttggagcattggtgtaagaatttgattgcattcagcaacagagcatttgtgagatcaggatgttggatgatcaccaccctacttcAACCCCAACTCGTCCAACAAGTATttgatgaagcaccaccatcatttcagcgaacacagttccacagctcagcactggaggactttatacccctctagcccattcctggcattaggcacggtgccactAGGCTCATgtctgtctgctccagagagtcttaatctattggcaatactgctctacaggcactagacaagctgtgtgcgcgTACATTTGCAAatagataaatgcattcatttgaaggggtgtccacaaacatttggacatattgtataATGGAAGCCATAGCTACGTTTCTACATTTACACAGGGAGCGTATATGGGGCTTGTTGGAACTCTAATCAGACGAAACGGAGAAAAGAGCAGAAGACAACGGTTTGGTGAATACAATGAAAAATAGTTGCATTACTTGCTTTTATTGATCATTAGTAGCTGAATCCCTATATAAGGTCTGTTTAACTGTGAAGCTGGGACTAACCTGTGGACATTGCCGTCACCCTTCTCCAGCACTTTAATGATTTCTGGTAACAGATGGGCCGGGTCCCGGGGGCTGAGAAGATAGAGGATCACTTTCTTGCCATATTTATTGCTGACGACCTCGGACAGGGAACTCACCAGCTCCTGAGAACGAAAGGTTCTGTGATGAAGTTCAACAAGTTCATCAACACCTTATAAAGATATGTGGATATCCAAGAACAGGCGTCTCTCCAACTGTCTTACAACTATTCTGCTTCTTAGAAGTAGACAACGATGCACTGCACTCACCTGCAAATGAATGCAGTCAGGGTAAGATTAGATTAATGGGAAACTGAAGCACTTACTGATATGACAGCTTGTTTGACCAGTTTGGTGTCGTCAATGCAGTCAAAAGCTGCGAGAAGAACTAGGTGCGCATACTCTCCCTGTAAGACAAGCCAGCAAATCACAATCAGTATCATTATTCTCTAGCAGTACACAAGGACCAGCCCAAAAacatacacactttcacacatgcattttggacaagctgagagatacagtaccatcactgaaagtgaacgaggcatgtggactgagacTGTAGTGTGTTACCACAGGATTCTACACTAATGCATCTCTGGCCTCTTTACCAAAAtcacacagtgcagttagcagcatgccaagCCCCAAGCAGCAATGACCAAAGTGTCATTCTCtccattacagtcagtggagctttaatacaaattttcaagcagctattttaaggtaaaatgtaaGATAAGACTGCATTAACTGGTTATTGGTAGATGTTTCATcatataaatgaaaatcagattACCATTGCAAACTTTGCAATGTACGTCTTCATGGTTTTCACAATGACCTTTCTGTCctgaaacacagaacacacacacaatcacatatACAGGTCAAATCTCCCAGCTGCAGCTTTAGTAGACTAGTGGACTTTCCCCAAAGTCACGAGAGTTCACCTTGGATGTGCCGTGCCACAGGCAGTGCATGGCAACACGAGCTCCATCGTGCGTGTGTGCCATGTACACCACCGACTCCCTTATTGACTCAATCATCTCCTGCAGAGACACAGCACAGGATTATTAGATTATAGGGGGATGAAAAACTGATGTAACAATAACTTTTAAACTATCACTCCTGGAGAAACGATATCTGGGGTATTATAAGTAGGTCACAGCTTCCTCAACACGCACAGCCTTCGGCAGACAGTCCACTTACTGTTCTCTGTTTAGCTGGCGCGTGGAGGAAGAAGTCTAGGTACACTTTGTGGACGAGTGAATGTTTAATGACCGCTTCcctgttcaggaggaaaaaaatatatatttcagaatatttaaataattaaaattacattaaacaACTGCAATACAGCAGATACTGTATGTGCTAATGAATGGGAAATTAAATAAGTAACGGAGTAATGTATTGttcacatttattttcagaaaaaGAGGTTAAGTTTACAAACATAatttaatgaaaataaaacaaaagaatgCATTTAAATATAGAATAACattatatttctattatatcataatataatctCCCAAAAAACTATAACTGGAAAATCAAAGATAAGCGTGTCCCTAAAAATATacctaaattaaaaaaagacttaAAATGTGACCATCCAGGACATTTCTTCCTGATCAGTATGAAAGGTcagtaatatcaaatatatttatatataattatatcttGCAAACTGCCAACTACTGTAGATTTACAGAAAATGTACAATTTTAAATTAAAccactgatttattttttatttgagttaAATCTAGAAATCAAGACAGCCCCAAACCTCTCAGTTATTATCTGTCCAGCCGGTCCACACTGTTGCATCCCTATTTTAACACATAATACAGGTCACATGACTGCAGTCCACTTACTTCTGAGCCATCGGTGTGAGAATCTGTTTCATTTGTTCCATGATGCTCTCCAGTTTGTTTGGATTGCTTTCCAAAACCTTCTCTAACGTAGGACACACTGTAGACTGCAAACAAATGGTCAATGTCTTTACTTGAGATTACTCTAAACTGGTTTTACACAGATAAAAACTTCAGCTTGTCCACTAACCAACTGACCAAAACCacatgattttaaaaagtatCTTCGTAGAATTTTATAGATTTTTCAAAAGTTCTGCTAAATTCAGTCGTTAGGATGTAAATAAAGTAATGCAAAGGGTTTTGATGCGATTGTGAAGTTAAATGTGAAGTTGATGATTGggaccagggatttccatgacTAAAAACTAAATATATACATTGAAATTGTTAAgtcaatatacacacacatgtccaTGTGTAATATTGGTaaaggtaaaatagtggtaaacTTGGGAAAAAGATTAGGGACTGTCTTTTCCCATACTATTACAAAACAAAGGAGGCATTAGACACAATATTTGGACCGATTTAACCTTTCTTGCCGTTAGTTTtaacaggcttttcagacaccTGGTTTCCATTGCCACCACTGTGAAGGattttgattctgatttttACATCTTAactatttatttgcagaaattttgaaaaagcagtgaAATTTCCCTTTAAAGTCTCTGGCCATGAGGAGAAAGCACCCTTATGTACCTTGCAGACTTGGAACGTGTTGCCATAGAGCTCCTCTGTAAGCATGAGCCTCTGGGAAAGGATGGCCTTGTCGTTGTAAGCATACTCCACCACAGACGAAGCCTCCGAATGTCTCAGCATCTGTCTGACCTGACCCTTGAAGGCCAGCATCACCTCCCCTACCTGCTGTTTGCTCCTGGTGGACCAGAGAAAGGTGCTTAGCTTAGCATTTCACTCAAAAAGGTAAGGTTACATGCAAGACTTTGGAATCAAAGCTTCAATTCAGTGCGATTTCACTCTTTCTTCTGTTTAATTTGTAGCTTCTCAGGCTTGTGGCAATTAAAAGCCATTGCCGCCTGAagctgttgctacatggtctATAAAACCCAACTCTATTAAGTCATGGCTTGAGTTTCACTGCATGAACAGTAAATTCTCAATTAACATTTATCACTTTCTAACAAACGCTCCCATGATTGATGAAGACAGCAGAGGGCCAAGGCCTATCAAGCCAATAAGGAAATTTAAAAGATGGGATGCGAGATAGGCACTGCTGCAGAAAGCAATATTATGCTTCGAAGGTAAATGTGAGCACTTTGATTTCCAGAGATTATTCTCTTTATTAGTTTTCCTGTTGTATATAAGGATTAAATTACTTCAGTGAATCAGGGCTAAGCTTCTCCTCCACAGTTGGAGAGGTAATATGGGAACATATACACATGtttataaagaataataataataaaaagatgtCAACTTACCCATACATTAAAAATTTCTTTACAATATTTCTAGCGTATTTGGATTTACTCAACTCCACCATGTGATCTAGAGAAAGAGTAACACATTTTGGCACAGATTTAGGTATAACAACTTAATTGGGAATAACACTTCAAACGTGCTTTCAATTAAAAagcattttttgtttgttttttaatcccACTTGGTTACAAATAAATTATCGTAATATGCTTGTAATGTGCATATTTAAAGAGTTTTGAATAACTGGTAGAAAATTGAGGAAAACATGCATAAAATGAACTTCCAGACTGTCCAGAATaataaacagagctgtagatcATTTTATAATGACTTAAAGAGAATATAGATTATCagcatattaaaatattaagaatgaaGTTAACAGGATCTCAGCTGTCATACAAAAtacttgtttttaaaaaagcaacTTCACAGTAGAAGGAAAAACTGTTAACTaccaatagaagtcaatgtaaaaaaagattttttcagcatttctattggttcattaatctggacacaatgtaaagaacgacTGCCCAATTCAAATTATatcaaaaactaaaaaacatcaaaaatggagcgcaaaaacacttttttttttacaattttactcCCAAAACACTTTAATATATTGAGCAAATCAGCaaaaacattttattgattatatttatttgcaaatatcaAGTTATTGTTAAATATGAAACAAGACTTCCTGTCTTTGACAACGTGCAGACATGAGTTACAAATTATGTAAGAGTTAAAATACTGCTGAAAACCAACCTTTGAGTTCATCAAAGATTTCCTGTCTTTGCTCATCATTTCCAAACTGTATAAAGCACTGAAGCACTCGAGTCGAGTCATGAGCAAACGCAATCTAGAAGACAAGACAAGATTAAAAAGATTAAACTGTAACTGACAACAAAACAGACAATTTCAAAACCAGAGTCCTATTTAATTCCAACTCAATGAATCAAGCAAGATTTAAGAGTTGTCAAATGCTCAGTAAAACAGGTAGTTATTACATTAATTTTAATTTGCTAATCTTCAGTTTCAGTTACAATGACCAAACCTTTACattccccatgtgcaattaattatctgtaaataataatattattcatCAGAGTTTGGGAGttgcattattttatatagtgtgtgtattatatatatatatatatatatatatatatatatatatatatatacatatacacacacacacacacacacacactttttgtaACAAGTGTCTTGCTGTCCCTTTGCAGTTGTGACACTGAATTGTCCCACTgagggactaataaaggataatAAGGATAATCAACTCACACACAAACTACCACCGACTATTAAGGCAGAAGTACAATGCAGACATAAGTAACCAAATTCAGGACCAGTTAACACTGCAGTATTACATGGGCAATATTGCAGAGAGCGGCTAGAATGACAGCAGCAACATATGTATACGTGTGTTTAAACCTGGCCTGGAGTCTGTCTCACATGACCTTCGACTCAAGATCACAAAAGCCATAAACACAGCCTCCAATACTTGATGCCACACTGCTCACACAGCCAAGCAATTCCAGACATGTGCACAGAAAGACCTCATGACAGAGGTGACGAACTCAATCAAGGTAACAGGCCACATTACACACAGTCCAGGGGGCCAGACCTATTTTTACTGGAAAACCTGATACTCTGTTTTCCTACAAAGAGATAATATTTTTTTCTGAGTTTGCTATTAGAGAATTCCTTAAATCACAACAGACTTCTCATTTGAGAATCAGGCACTGAATCAGTTTGAGCAATAGGGCTAATTATTAGTACTAGTATATGTGGCTGTTAAGGGACTCGCAGGTCCTGAATTCTGTGTACAAGCCTGCTgacaacacactgcaaaaagAGCACTTACTGTCTTAACTTTGCCCCGCACAAGGGCTTGGAGATCCTTCAataacttttctctcttttctttgttGCAGTCCTTCCTGTATCAAATAAAGCAGTCACATTCAAAACATTCACAACTTTTTTCATTCCAATTTCAGTATTACTGTAAGTGGGTTATAGGATTGGAtatcatcaccccccccccaccccccccagccccgcatctcagtcatttatgcaGAGATTTCTTATCCTGTGCAAACTGGCCATATAGTTCACAGACGTGACCTGTAGTAAAtgacattactccacctccacatGTAAAGTAATCCTGTCTGAACTGGGTTTAAACAAAAAGCTCAAATCAGATTTCATTTTCTTTGCTTTATCAGCTCTGATCTGCAGATTCAGACAGATGTGTGACAATGTATTTTGTGAAGTGTAAGCATGTAGTTAatgtaaatagataaataaataaataaataaagttagaATTTGATATCTGCATGCCTGACTGAACAACACTACAGAGAGTGACTCACCTTCTAATCGTCTCCCAGACTTGTTTGGCTCTGATTACAATGGGGAACATGTCCTTTCTATCGTTCTGTTGTCGGCTCTGTTTCAGctctttcttcttttgtttgAGCTCATTCCACTTCGGTTTCTTCGCTTCAGATCCTGCAAGGTTcacaataaacattaaacatccAACATTAATGTCAGTCTGACCTCTACAGTCCTATTAaacctagagctgggcaataagACAATATTTTGTTATGACTCATATTATGCTTAACTAAGCAAATCAAGGATATTGTTCGTGCTTAATGAACATgtttcattaccaacagtgtaattggactggtttaattagatgaagctTAGcagataaaatgattaaataatataattaaataataaaaatcactgtgttcagtacaggagaATATCTGAAGAGTAGTTTTAAAGAATCTGTTGATTCTACTGATgcatttagtctgtgattacacgTATCGTGAAAAATGTACTGAAATATCATAATACAGTATTttcaccatatcgcccagcccttaTCAAATCAGACACCCTTTTCTTAGTTTTACTCCATAATAAATACCAATAAGACTTACCCTCTTCCACGTTCCCCTCAGACAGTTTTCTCTTTTTCGCAAACTTTCCATCTGTTGGCTTTTGCTTCATGAATTTCTGGGCTCCCCCTTTTCCTGCCGATTTTTCAAAAGGCTTCTTTTTGTCCGAGTTGTAAGGTTTGAAGGGACGTTTACCAGGAGATTTTCCATCAAATTTGCCTAGACGtttcacataaaaaaacaaagacacatGCAAATATTTTCAGATCAGTTTAGCCCATTCAGCCTAGGACAGTTCACACTAAACTAAGACTGGCTGGGATGGCCAGTGTTCAGCACACATCAGACCAACTACTTTTTCAAAATGTACTGTTCATGTCTTCGGGGCAGTGAAAACAGCCCCTTTTGGGTTCATAACATTGcctcacaaaaacaaacacacacatctgacTACTAGTCAGATGACTACTGCATCACTGTCTAGTACAGCAGCTGTACTGCCTACGACCACAAGACCCTAAAGAGAGTGGTGAGGACAGCGGAGTCCATCATAGGCAGCAAACTTCCAGACCTGCAGGACATCTACCGGTCCCGCTGCCTGAGAAAAATCCAGAAGATCCAGTTGGACTGTAGCCACCCAGCACACGGCCTGTTCACCTTACTGCCATCAGGCaggaggtaccgcagcatccaggcCGGAACAAACCagctaatgaacagtttctacccacaagccatcaggttcctgaacaaggtccctgtgaacctttcaccaacaccactgcactcgttcactttattattaatactctatagatcactgctatggacaacatcactaagtcactttatacaacaggaataaacataaacatacatatttatacttagctccactctctctcagactatacctgtctcataaatgtacatatcagagaatacctacagatccctcctgtct
This window contains:
- the pum3 gene encoding pumilio homolog 3; this encodes MEAKPRKKSFGAKDGKKPAFKGKGKFDGKSPGKRPFKPYNSDKKKPFEKSAGKGGAQKFMKQKPTDGKFAKKRKLSEGNVEEGSEAKKPKWNELKQKKKELKQSRQQNDRKDMFPIVIRAKQVWETIRRKDCNKEKREKLLKDLQALVRGKVKTIAFAHDSTRVLQCFIQFGNDEQRQEIFDELKDHMVELSKSKYARNIVKKFLMYGSKQQVGEVMLAFKGQVRQMLRHSEASSVVEYAYNDKAILSQRLMLTEELYGNTFQVCKSTVCPTLEKVLESNPNKLESIMEQMKQILTPMAQKEAVIKHSLVHKVYLDFFLHAPAKQRTEMIESIRESVVYMAHTHDGARVAMHCLWHGTSKDRKVIVKTMKTYIAKFAMGEYAHLVLLAAFDCIDDTKLVKQAVISELVSSLSEVVSNKYGKKVILYLLSPRDPAHLLPEIIKVLEKGDGNVHSKKDVTLRRQELLEAISPPLLKYLCENARSVVMDKASCVVVSDILGAAVGDLRPAMEAVAELAAEDFVAGGVDGQLHMAEHPAGHLVLKWLIEQDAKLKAAEREERFSRILLEKVGLNKLKTWASVNRGAIVLSCLLQSADEEVAKDVKAALRSIIPKLKKIQNSKGVEALLEKLV